From Sulfitobacter pacificus, one genomic window encodes:
- a CDS encoding DUF736 family protein → MFAGNLTKNADTAAAVFTGTIHNTKFDIAIQLETRAKMSERSPDYDVTAVNKSGRKVRIGTAWNEIGNTSGNPYISMQLDVGLGPFRVNAVQTQEARKAKSEDFEIIPLVSNGAMKSGSISGELTAMDADNAFAGYIANMMFDLDFMLIENGYKTEETHPDYRIEVSSPKGKAIRVGSAWMAKSTRTGNDYLSLLINTPDGDLRVNAVQNEEQRGGQTFSIIPFVHSGDQQPDASGGLALVA, encoded by the coding sequence ATGTTCGCAGGAAACCTCACGAAAAACGCCGACACCGCAGCCGCTGTCTTCACCGGCACAATCCACAACACCAAGTTCGACATCGCGATCCAGTTGGAAACCCGCGCAAAGATGTCAGAGCGCAGCCCGGACTATGACGTCACGGCGGTCAATAAATCAGGCCGCAAGGTGCGTATTGGCACAGCCTGGAACGAGATCGGAAACACAAGCGGTAATCCCTACATCTCGATGCAGCTGGATGTTGGCCTTGGGCCATTCCGCGTCAATGCCGTGCAGACGCAGGAAGCGCGTAAAGCCAAGAGTGAAGACTTCGAGATCATCCCGCTGGTCTCGAACGGAGCGATGAAGTCTGGCTCAATCTCGGGCGAGCTGACGGCGATGGATGCTGACAACGCCTTCGCAGGATACATCGCCAACATGATGTTCGATCTGGATTTCATGCTCATCGAGAATGGCTACAAGACCGAGGAAACCCATCCCGATTACCGGATCGAGGTCAGCTCGCCGAAGGGCAAAGCGATCCGCGTCGGTTCCGCTTGGATGGCGAAGAGCACTCGGACCGGCAACGATTATCTGTCGTTGCTGATCAACACGCCTGACGGTGATTTGCGTGTCAATGCCGTGCAGAACGAGGAGCAGCGTGGCGGGCAGACGTTCTCGATCATTCCGTTCGTGCATAGCGGAGATCAGCAGCCGGACGCCAGCGGTGGATTGGCGCTGGTTGCTTGA